One part of the Microcoleus sp. bin38.metabat.b11b12b14.051 genome encodes these proteins:
- the nadB gene encoding L-aspartate oxidase → MTDKFDVLVIGAGAAGLYTALCLPEHLHVGLLNKNILPVSASDWAQGGIAAAIAPEDSAALHVKDTLAAGAGLCDLEAVEFLVEEAAACIDSLVKMGVAFDRTGPDLALTLEAAHSRRRVLHSADTTGKAVVSTLTAKVLSRKNIQLVSPAFALSLWLDETGRCQGISSICDSRVKWLRASAVVLATGGGGQVFAQTTNPSVSTGDGVAIAWRAGALLRDLEFVQFHPTALSKAGAPRFLISEAVRGEGAHLVDSKGYRFAFDYHPSGELAPRDVVSRAIFSHLQKTGEPHVWLDLRPIAVDRLRYRFPNIIQVCADWGIDIFSEPVPVTPAAHYWMGGIVADKFNQTSIPGLYAVGETASTGVHGANRLASNSLLECLVFGAQMGLLQLEGEKSEAFPDDGCAGEILEKSISQQDIEAIEKLRVELPSLVWQSAGICRGERDLQIAIAQVELWLQEFASLPLSQTLLNLRPGQIIDFSPFNGENRSVLRNWGEVGNLLDIGYLILKSAAFRTESRGGHYRVDYPLTDRQWCRHTLIHKSHWYHSDPIPD, encoded by the coding sequence GGCACTTTGCCTTCCAGAACACTTGCACGTGGGCTTGCTCAATAAAAATATCTTGCCTGTTTCTGCCAGCGATTGGGCCCAAGGAGGGATTGCTGCGGCGATCGCCCCTGAAGATTCCGCAGCCCTACACGTTAAAGATACACTGGCAGCCGGAGCAGGTCTTTGCGATTTGGAAGCAGTGGAATTTTTAGTAGAGGAAGCTGCTGCTTGCATTGATTCCCTGGTGAAAATGGGCGTTGCATTCGATCGCACCGGCCCAGATTTAGCCCTCACCTTAGAAGCAGCCCACTCGCGCCGCCGAGTGCTCCACTCCGCAGACACCACAGGAAAAGCGGTTGTCAGTACCCTGACAGCAAAAGTATTGAGTCGCAAAAACATTCAACTCGTATCCCCAGCCTTTGCTTTGAGCCTGTGGCTAGACGAAACCGGGCGCTGTCAGGGCATTAGCTCGATTTGCGACTCCCGAGTCAAATGGCTGCGGGCTAGCGCCGTAGTGCTGGCGACAGGAGGCGGCGGACAAGTTTTTGCTCAAACGACCAACCCATCGGTAAGCACCGGGGATGGGGTGGCGATTGCGTGGCGCGCCGGGGCGCTGCTGCGAGATTTAGAATTTGTGCAGTTTCACCCGACGGCGCTGAGTAAAGCGGGGGCGCCTCGGTTTCTGATTAGCGAAGCGGTGCGAGGAGAAGGAGCTCATTTGGTAGACAGCAAGGGATATCGCTTTGCTTTTGACTATCACCCCAGCGGGGAACTCGCCCCTCGCGATGTCGTTAGCCGCGCTATTTTCAGTCACTTGCAGAAGACGGGCGAACCTCATGTTTGGCTCGATTTGCGCCCGATTGCGGTCGATCGACTGCGCTACAGGTTTCCGAATATTATTCAAGTGTGTGCTGATTGGGGAATTGATATTTTTTCCGAACCCGTGCCGGTGACACCCGCAGCCCATTACTGGATGGGAGGGATTGTCGCTGACAAGTTCAACCAAACTTCGATTCCGGGTTTGTACGCGGTGGGAGAAACTGCGAGCACGGGAGTGCACGGTGCTAATCGGTTGGCGAGCAATTCGCTGCTGGAATGTCTGGTTTTTGGCGCGCAAATGGGACTTTTGCAGCTAGAAGGTGAAAAGTCCGAGGCCTTCCCCGATGATGGATGCGCGGGGGAAATATTGGAAAAATCGATTTCACAACAGGATATTGAGGCGATCGAAAAATTGCGGGTAGAATTGCCGAGCTTGGTGTGGCAGAGTGCGGGAATTTGCCGCGGAGAACGGGATTTGCAAATTGCGATCGCCCAGGTTGAGCTTTGGTTGCAAGAATTTGCTTCTTTACCGTTGAGTCAGACTTTGCTCAATTTGCGACCCGGACAAATTATAGATTTTTCGCCTTTTAATGGGGAAAATAGATCGGTTTTGCGAAATTGGGGGGAAGTTGGCAATTTATTGGATATTGGCTACTTAATTCTCAAAAGTGCTGCGTTTCGCACGGAAAGTCGCGGCGGTCACTACCGGGTTGATTACCCGCTTACCGATCGCCAGTGGTGCAGGCACACTTTAATTCACAAATCTCATTGGTACCACTCCGATCCAATACCAGACTGA